One window of the Cryptomeria japonica chromosome 7, Sugi_1.0, whole genome shotgun sequence genome contains the following:
- the LOC131857020 gene encoding uncharacterized protein LOC131857020 yields MVCYEHHITLSHSSDYFLQGNGLAKSSNRNLVAIMKKLVDDNAQNWHKKVYEALWADIIAPKRAIGMAPFELVYGIGAKVYLPLELSAAKLQTVIEDSFFQTSLEKRGMDLMRLEEEREMLVYRITKHQNKVKNIFDVRARPGGFLKGDALLWDKTKEP; encoded by the coding sequence ATGGTCTGCTATGAACATCATATTACCCTTTCACACTCCTCTGATTACTTTCTGCAAGGAAATGGGTTGGCAAAATCGAGCAACAGGAACCTGGTGGCAATTATGAAGAAGCTAGTTGATGATAATGCTCAGAACTGGCATAAAaaggtatatgaagccttatgggcGGACATAATTGCACCTAAAagagccattggaatggcaccttttgagctgGTGTATGGGATTGGTGCAAAAGTTTACTTACCCCTAGAATTATCGGCAGCCAAGCTTCAAACTGTAATCGAGGATTCCTTTTTCCAAACTTCCCTGGAGAAGAGAGGTATGGATCTGATGAGGTTGGAAGAggaaagagaaatgttagtgtaTAGAATTACTAAGCATCAGAACAAAGTGAAGAATATCTTTGACGTGAGAGCTCGGCCAGGAGGATTCCTTAAAGGAGATGCACTGTTATGGGATAAAACGAAAGAACCATAG